A region from the Prevotella melaninogenica genome encodes:
- a CDS encoding amino acid ABC transporter substrate-binding protein — MEKYLKYLMLFLAMTFSYSVLAQSAQWRDQHKVKRKETIFGIAKEYGVTIPQLLDGNPTMKQAGYELKKGDLIFVPYSKEGDFLPDGSVKGKTNKKSAAKPVVAQAPVKAVNAIRVGVMLPLHNQDGDGKRMVEFYRGVLLALNQLKSEGITTDVHAWNVPKGADIRSTLLEPNASKLDIIFGPLYSEQVKPLADFCRAYDIKLVIPFSITGNDVETNPNIFQVYQTDASLTNKAIAAFLERFQRSHHPIFVNCKDATSQVGDFTTNLRKQLDLQKIKYNLTSSKSSATDFLKHFDATCPNVVILNSEKSPQLNEVFAKLAQLKKARPGVAISLFGYNQWFVYQDYNLDQYFKYNTYIPSTYYYNKAADKTKELEAKYLEQYGEPMAKQNIPRMALTGYDMTQFFIRGLKANGKNFKGAASEVKYRPLQTRYDFVRIGQGGYINDNFQLIHFKTDQTMENLVY, encoded by the coding sequence ATGGAAAAATATCTCAAATACCTTATGTTGTTTTTGGCTATGACTTTTAGTTATAGCGTGCTGGCACAAAGTGCCCAATGGCGTGATCAACACAAGGTAAAACGTAAGGAAACTATCTTTGGTATTGCTAAAGAATATGGCGTAACAATCCCACAGTTACTTGATGGTAACCCGACGATGAAGCAGGCTGGCTATGAATTGAAGAAAGGTGATTTGATATTTGTTCCTTATTCAAAGGAGGGAGACTTCCTGCCAGATGGTTCTGTAAAAGGTAAGACAAACAAAAAGTCAGCTGCTAAACCTGTTGTTGCTCAGGCTCCAGTAAAGGCTGTGAATGCAATTCGTGTTGGTGTTATGCTTCCTTTGCATAATCAAGACGGTGATGGAAAACGTATGGTAGAGTTCTATCGTGGTGTCCTCTTGGCTCTTAATCAGTTGAAGAGTGAAGGTATTACCACAGATGTGCATGCTTGGAATGTACCAAAGGGGGCTGATATTCGTAGTACATTACTCGAACCAAATGCTTCTAAATTAGATATCATCTTTGGACCTCTTTATTCTGAGCAGGTAAAGCCTTTAGCTGATTTTTGTCGTGCGTATGATATCAAGCTTGTGATACCTTTCTCAATAACAGGCAACGATGTTGAAACAAATCCTAACATATTCCAAGTATATCAGACTGATGCATCCTTAACAAATAAGGCTATTGCTGCTTTCTTGGAGCGTTTCCAAAGATCACATCATCCTATCTTTGTTAATTGCAAAGATGCAACAAGCCAGGTGGGTGATTTTACCACAAATTTAAGGAAACAGCTTGATTTACAAAAGATTAAATATAATCTCACAAGCTCAAAATCATCAGCCACAGACTTCTTAAAGCACTTTGATGCAACGTGCCCTAATGTTGTTATTCTTAATTCTGAGAAAAGTCCACAGTTGAATGAGGTCTTTGCTAAGTTAGCTCAGCTTAAGAAGGCACGTCCAGGTGTAGCCATCAGTTTATTTGGATATAACCAATGGTTTGTTTATCAGGACTATAACCTCGACCAATACTTCAAGTATAATACTTATATCCCATCTACCTATTATTATAATAAGGCAGCGGATAAAACGAAGGAATTAGAGGCAAAATATTTAGAACAATATGGAGAGCCTATGGCAAAGCAAAATATTCCCCGTATGGCACTTACGGGTTACGATATGACACAGTTCTTCATACGTGGCTTGAAGGCAAACGGAAAGAATTTTAAGGGTGCAGCCTCAGAGGTTAAGTATCGTCCATTACAAACTCGTTACGACTTTGTTCGTATAGGGCAGGGTGGATATATTAATGACAACTTCCAACTGATTCATTTCAAGACAGACCAGACAATGGAGAATCTTGTCTATTAA
- a CDS encoding porin family protein encodes MKNRISKILVIFLLALPLSVAAQIGDHRNDFAIGVNGGYVLSNVGFTPSVRQSMHGGVTGGLSLRYVCEKYFNTICSIYGEVNYASIGWKEKILTGTDQPVINSNGLAEEYSRTINYVQIPVFAHLAWGRERNGFNFFIQAGPQLGVYLGESTSKNYDTPNLATDGTGRSNTTIAQESMPIEKKLDYGIVAGLGMEYCNRHVGHFLLDARYYYGLGNIYGSSKKDYFGKSNYGNIVVKATYLFDITKTK; translated from the coding sequence ATGAAGAATAGAATCTCAAAAATATTAGTTATCTTCCTACTTGCGCTGCCTTTGTCTGTTGCAGCGCAAATAGGAGACCATCGTAACGACTTTGCTATTGGTGTAAATGGAGGGTACGTACTCTCAAACGTAGGTTTTACGCCAAGTGTAAGGCAGTCTATGCATGGCGGAGTCACGGGTGGATTAAGTCTGCGTTATGTTTGTGAGAAGTATTTTAATACCATTTGTTCTATCTATGGTGAGGTTAACTATGCTTCTATCGGGTGGAAAGAGAAGATACTGACTGGTACAGACCAGCCTGTAATTAATTCTAATGGATTGGCTGAAGAATACTCACGAACCATTAATTATGTTCAGATACCCGTTTTTGCACATCTTGCATGGGGACGTGAGCGGAATGGTTTTAACTTCTTCATCCAAGCGGGACCACAATTAGGAGTTTATCTTGGAGAGTCAACATCTAAGAACTATGATACACCTAACCTTGCCACCGATGGTACAGGGCGAAGTAATACGACCATCGCACAAGAATCAATGCCTATTGAAAAGAAATTAGACTATGGCATTGTGGCTGGCTTAGGTATGGAGTATTGCAACCGACATGTTGGACATTTCCTGCTCGATGCTCGTTATTACTATGGATTAGGTAATATCTATGGAAGTTCAAAGAAAGACTATTTCGGTAAGTCTAATTATGGCAACATTGTTGTCAAGGCTACCTATCTTTTTGATATAACCAAAACTAAATAA
- a CDS encoding peptide MFS transporter has protein sequence MFKNHPKGLLQAAFSNMGERFGYYIMNAVLALFLCSKFGLSDETSGLIASLFLAAIYVMSLVGGVIADRTQNYQRTIESGLVVMALGYVALSIPVLATPENNSYLLAFTIFALVLIAVGNGLFKGNLQAIVGQMYDDFETEAAKVSPERLKWAQGQRDAGFQIFYVFINLGALAAPFIAPVLRSWWLGRNGLTYDAALPQLCHKYINGTIGDNLSNLQELATKVGGNAADLASFCPHYLDVFNTGVHYSFIASVVTMLISLVIFMSSKKLFPMPGKKEQIVNVEYTEDEKASMAKEIKQRMYALFAVLGISVFFWFSFHQNGQSLSFFARDFVNTDSVAPEIWQAVNPFFVISLTPLIMWVFAYFTKKGKPISTPRKIAYGMGIAGFAYLFLMVFSLVHDYPSAEQFTSLEPAVRATMKAGPMILILTYFFLTVAELFISPLGLSFVSKVAPKNLQGLCQGLWLGATAVGNGFLWIGPLMYNKWSIWTCWLVFAIVCIISMAVMFGMVKWLERVTKS, from the coding sequence ATGTTTAAAAATCACCCAAAAGGATTGCTTCAAGCAGCCTTCAGTAACATGGGCGAACGCTTCGGTTACTACATTATGAATGCGGTTCTCGCATTATTCTTGTGTTCTAAGTTCGGTCTGTCAGACGAAACGTCAGGTCTGATTGCATCCCTTTTTTTGGCTGCAATCTATGTCATGAGCTTGGTAGGTGGTGTTATTGCTGACCGCACACAAAACTATCAGCGTACAATTGAAAGTGGTCTTGTCGTGATGGCACTGGGGTATGTGGCATTGTCTATCCCTGTTCTCGCTACACCTGAAAATAATTCTTATCTGCTTGCCTTCACTATCTTTGCTTTGGTATTGATTGCTGTTGGTAATGGATTATTTAAAGGTAATTTACAGGCTATCGTCGGTCAGATGTATGATGATTTTGAGACTGAAGCGGCAAAAGTTTCACCCGAGCGTCTGAAATGGGCGCAGGGACAGCGTGATGCTGGTTTCCAGATCTTCTATGTCTTCATTAATTTGGGTGCATTGGCTGCTCCATTCATAGCTCCTGTATTGCGTAGCTGGTGGCTGGGACGCAATGGTCTGACTTATGATGCAGCTTTGCCACAGCTTTGCCATAAGTATATCAATGGTACTATTGGTGACAATCTCAGCAATTTGCAGGAACTTGCAACCAAGGTGGGTGGTAATGCTGCTGATTTAGCATCATTCTGTCCTCATTATCTTGATGTGTTCAATACAGGTGTTCATTATAGCTTTATTGCCAGTGTTGTTACCATGCTCATCTCTCTTGTTATCTTCATGAGCTCAAAGAAACTCTTCCCAATGCCAGGCAAGAAGGAGCAGATAGTCAATGTTGAGTATACCGAGGATGAGAAAGCGTCAATGGCAAAGGAGATTAAACAGCGTATGTATGCTCTTTTTGCTGTATTGGGTATCAGTGTATTCTTTTGGTTCTCATTCCATCAGAATGGTCAGAGCCTTTCTTTCTTCGCACGCGACTTCGTCAATACGGATTCTGTAGCACCGGAGATATGGCAGGCGGTTAACCCGTTCTTTGTAATCTCTCTTACTCCATTGATTATGTGGGTCTTTGCCTATTTCACCAAGAAAGGTAAGCCTATTTCCACACCTCGTAAGATAGCCTACGGTATGGGTATCGCAGGCTTTGCCTATCTCTTCTTAATGGTATTTTCACTGGTTCATGATTATCCTTCAGCTGAGCAGTTTACTTCTCTTGAGCCTGCTGTCCGTGCAACTATGAAGGCTGGTCCGATGATTCTTATCCTCACTTACTTCTTCCTCACCGTTGCTGAGTTATTTATCTCTCCACTGGGTCTGAGTTTTGTAAGTAAGGTTGCTCCTAAGAATCTTCAGGGACTTTGTCAGGGATTGTGGTTAGGTGCTACAGCTGTTGGTAATGGCTTCCTTTGGATTGGTCCATTGATGTATAACAAGTGGTCAATTTGGACTTGTTGGCTTGTTTTTGCCATCGTATGTATCATTTCTATGGCTGTTATGTTCGGTATGGTGAAGTGGCTGGAGCGTGTAACGAAGTCTTAA
- a CDS encoding WG repeat-containing protein, which yields MITQDNFNQEYADPIEEQQIRHFVCIEMGRQIHRYIKAMHGSKQQMLRFEEHLKDLPLKEKEAAIARYIDLNRKAIKGLDMKIILARAMANYSDTFEYLVTLVNDKRKMVKYLNLIREIYIQYHEVIERKGKFGILDHRGRTLVEPKYEFLRTCYVYVDDLRTMPLIAQLDGKLGLILPDGKNTIVAPFIYDSISLRDEPPYFEAKKDNKKVLLNTDGEEQ from the coding sequence ATGATTACGCAAGACAACTTCAACCAAGAATACGCTGACCCTATAGAGGAACAGCAGATTCGCCATTTCGTGTGCATAGAGATGGGACGACAGATACATAGATATATCAAAGCAATGCACGGTAGCAAACAACAGATGCTACGTTTTGAAGAGCATCTAAAAGACCTTCCTTTGAAGGAGAAGGAGGCTGCTATTGCACGCTATATAGATTTGAATCGTAAAGCCATTAAGGGATTAGATATGAAGATTATCTTAGCTCGTGCAATGGCAAACTACTCTGACACGTTCGAATATCTCGTTACATTGGTCAACGATAAACGAAAGATGGTGAAATACTTGAACCTTATCCGTGAAATCTATATCCAGTATCATGAGGTTATTGAGCGGAAAGGGAAATTTGGTATTCTCGACCATAGAGGTCGTACTCTCGTTGAACCGAAATATGAGTTCCTTCGCACTTGTTATGTCTATGTTGATGATTTGCGAACAATGCCGCTCATAGCACAATTAGATGGTAAGCTTGGTTTAATCCTTCCTGACGGGAAAAATACCATTGTAGCACCGTTCATCTATGATAGTATATCGTTGAGAGATGAACCACCTTACTTTGAAGCAAAGAAAGACAACAAGAAAGTCTTACTTAACACAGATGGTGAAGAGCAATAA
- a CDS encoding YccF domain-containing protein, with the protein MRILGNIIWWIFGGLEAAIGYFTGSLVLAITIIGIPAAIQTFKLGLLCLWPFGSEVRQGKSLSGCITIPLNIIWIIFGGLWAWLTHIFFGILLGITIIGIPFAKQHFKLARLSLTPFGKDVVLNL; encoded by the coding sequence ATGCGTATTCTTGGAAATATCATCTGGTGGATTTTTGGCGGTTTAGAGGCTGCTATCGGTTATTTTACAGGTAGCTTGGTACTCGCCATCACCATTATAGGCATACCTGCTGCAATACAAACATTCAAACTTGGACTATTATGCTTATGGCCTTTCGGGTCAGAAGTAAGACAAGGGAAAAGCCTTTCGGGTTGTATCACCATTCCACTCAATATAATTTGGATTATTTTTGGTGGCTTATGGGCTTGGTTGACCCACATCTTCTTTGGTATTCTCCTTGGCATAACCATTATAGGAATTCCTTTTGCTAAGCAACACTTCAAACTGGCAAGACTATCTCTAACACCATTCGGTAAGGATGTTGTACTTAACCTTTAA
- a CDS encoding gliding motility-associated C-terminal domain-containing protein, with the protein MKQYKFRIFGMVLSLLLSSIAWAQNCQPSGKYTDANGETNTIAAGDTYAGSAPLIVSFSANPSTTNDAATNYEWHFFNQKNPRSAFLIRYDENTEYTFTEAGTTRVVLYEILNGDTTRYNAISFSISESSLQMPNAFSPNGDGINDVYRAKPGYKSIIEFKAIIFNRWGQKLYEWNDPSGGWDGKYKGKDVAQGTYFVNVTAKGADGKEFHIHRDVNLLRGYTQNTR; encoded by the coding sequence ATGAAACAATATAAATTTAGGATATTTGGTATGGTACTGTCGCTGCTTCTTTCTTCCATAGCATGGGCACAAAATTGCCAACCTTCAGGTAAATACACCGATGCAAATGGAGAAACCAATACGATTGCAGCGGGTGATACTTATGCAGGATCGGCTCCTCTAATAGTTTCGTTTTCAGCTAATCCATCTACAACAAACGATGCTGCCACAAATTACGAATGGCATTTCTTCAATCAAAAGAATCCACGTTCAGCCTTTCTTATCCGTTACGATGAGAATACAGAATACACCTTTACAGAGGCTGGAACAACGAGAGTGGTGCTTTATGAAATTCTGAATGGTGACACTACACGCTATAATGCTATCAGCTTCTCTATCAGTGAAAGTAGTCTACAAATGCCTAATGCTTTCTCCCCTAATGGCGATGGCATCAATGATGTCTATCGTGCGAAACCTGGTTATAAAAGTATTATAGAGTTCAAAGCTATTATATTCAATCGTTGGGGACAAAAGTTATACGAATGGAATGACCCTTCTGGTGGCTGGGATGGTAAGTATAAAGGCAAAGATGTTGCCCAAGGGACTTACTTCGTCAATGTCACTGCAAAAGGAGCTGACGGAAAAGAGTTTCATATCCATAGAGATGTCAACCTCCTTAGAGGATATACACAGAATACAAGATGA
- the uvrA gene encoding excinuclease ABC subunit UvrA, with protein MNKYIEVKGAKVNNLKDINVKIPQGQFVAITGVSGSGKSSLAFDTLYAEGQRRYVESLSAYARQFLGRMAKPEVDFIKGLPPAIAIEQKVISRNPRSTVGTSTEIYEYLRLLYARIGRTFSPVSGEEVKHHSVEDVIEKVMSYSEGTKFCILSPLHIIEGRSVQAQLEMEMQEGYARIYVDNDFIRIEDWLEQNPADESNKSKAKNKDKDIYLVIDRLSVDKSKDTLTRLTDSCETAFYEGDGNMRLMILPAKLTYDFSTRFEADGIRFEEPNDNMFSFNSPLGACPTCEGFGRVIGIDEKLVIPDSSLSVYDGCVQCWHGEKMATWKDEFCRRAAKDNFPIFKPYYELTKAEKESLWKGLPSERKKDIHDRICIDSFFQMVKENQYKIQYRVLLSRYRGKTVCPDCHGTKLKKEATWVKIGGMAITDLVDMSIINLKKWFDKLELTEHEQEVSKRLMTEITSRLQFLLDVGLGYLTLNRQSNSLSGGESQRINLTTSLGSSLVGSLYILDEPSIGLHSRDTDRLIHVLKELQALGNTVVVVEHDEEIMRAADYLIDVGPDAGRLGGEIVFEGKVSDIKRIEGDIKEKKNTQSLQLLEQYPHSYTIKYLTGTEVINTPTSRRPWNMAIELKGARMNNLKGVDVKFPLNVFTVVTGVSGSGKSSLVKGILYPALKRHLDEVADTPGEYSSIGGDWKQIKHVEFVDQNPIGKSTRSNPATYVKAYDEIRKLFADQQLSKQMGFTPQYFSFNTEGGRCEECKGAGVITVEMQFMADLVLECEECHGQRFKHEILDVQFQGKNINDVLNMTVSEAIQFFGEHKRKAIVNRLKPLEDVGLGYIKLGQSSSTLSGGENQRVKLAYFIGQEQQEPTLFIFDEPTTGLHFHDIQRLLHAFNALIDRGHSVLVIEHNLDVIKCADHVIDLGPDGGDKGGYLVIAGTPEEVAHCKESLTGKYLIEKLK; from the coding sequence ATGAATAAATATATTGAGGTAAAAGGGGCTAAGGTTAACAACCTAAAAGATATAAACGTGAAAATCCCTCAAGGTCAGTTTGTTGCTATCACTGGCGTATCAGGTTCGGGCAAGTCATCGCTTGCTTTCGACACACTCTACGCTGAAGGACAACGCAGATATGTTGAGAGTCTTTCCGCTTATGCCCGTCAGTTCTTAGGTAGAATGGCCAAACCAGAGGTCGATTTCATCAAAGGACTTCCCCCTGCCATAGCCATTGAGCAAAAAGTTATCTCACGTAATCCACGTTCGACAGTGGGTACTTCTACCGAAATATACGAATATCTCCGTCTTCTCTATGCTCGCATAGGTAGAACTTTCAGTCCTGTATCGGGCGAAGAGGTAAAACATCATTCTGTTGAAGATGTCATTGAGAAAGTGATGTCCTATTCTGAAGGTACAAAGTTCTGTATTCTTTCCCCTCTCCATATCATTGAAGGGAGAAGCGTACAAGCCCAACTTGAAATGGAGATGCAGGAAGGCTATGCACGTATCTATGTGGATAATGATTTCATTCGCATAGAAGACTGGCTTGAACAAAATCCTGCTGATGAGAGCAACAAAAGCAAAGCTAAAAACAAGGATAAAGACATCTATCTCGTTATTGATCGACTATCGGTCGATAAGTCCAAAGATACATTGACTCGACTCACTGATTCTTGTGAGACAGCTTTCTATGAGGGCGATGGCAATATGCGGTTGATGATTCTCCCAGCTAAACTAACCTACGATTTTTCAACTCGCTTTGAAGCTGACGGTATCCGCTTTGAAGAGCCAAACGACAATATGTTTTCGTTCAATTCTCCCCTTGGTGCCTGTCCTACTTGTGAAGGATTTGGGCGAGTTATAGGAATTGATGAGAAGTTAGTCATTCCTGATTCCTCTCTTTCTGTCTATGATGGCTGCGTACAATGTTGGCATGGTGAGAAAATGGCAACGTGGAAAGATGAATTTTGCAGACGTGCTGCAAAGGATAATTTCCCTATCTTTAAACCTTATTATGAACTAACAAAGGCTGAGAAAGAAAGCCTTTGGAAGGGTCTTCCAAGCGAAAGGAAGAAGGATATTCACGACCGAATCTGTATTGATTCCTTCTTCCAAATGGTAAAGGAAAACCAGTATAAGATTCAATATCGTGTTTTGCTAAGTCGTTATCGTGGTAAGACTGTTTGTCCTGACTGCCATGGAACTAAACTAAAGAAAGAAGCTACGTGGGTCAAGATAGGTGGTATGGCTATCACCGACCTTGTTGATATGTCTATTATCAACCTTAAAAAGTGGTTTGACAAGCTGGAACTAACAGAGCATGAGCAGGAAGTTAGTAAGCGATTGATGACCGAGATAACAAGTCGTCTGCAGTTCCTTTTAGATGTAGGATTGGGCTATCTCACCCTTAACCGCCAATCAAACTCATTGAGTGGTGGTGAGAGTCAGCGCATCAATCTCACAACTTCCCTTGGTTCTTCCCTCGTTGGCTCACTCTATATACTTGACGAACCATCTATAGGTTTACACAGTCGAGATACCGACCGACTCATCCATGTACTGAAAGAACTTCAAGCATTAGGTAACACGGTGGTTGTTGTAGAACATGATGAGGAAATCATGCGTGCTGCAGACTACCTGATTGACGTTGGACCAGATGCAGGTAGACTTGGCGGAGAGATTGTTTTCGAAGGTAAAGTATCTGATATCAAGCGAATAGAGGGAGATATTAAAGAGAAGAAAAATACTCAATCACTGCAACTGCTGGAGCAGTATCCTCATTCATATACCATTAAATACCTCACAGGAACGGAAGTTATCAACACACCTACAAGTCGACGCCCTTGGAATATGGCGATAGAATTGAAGGGAGCACGCATGAATAATCTTAAGGGTGTTGACGTAAAGTTCCCTCTGAATGTCTTTACTGTAGTGACAGGAGTCAGTGGTAGCGGAAAGTCTTCCCTTGTGAAAGGTATTCTCTACCCTGCTCTAAAACGTCATTTAGATGAAGTTGCCGACACACCAGGTGAATATTCATCTATCGGTGGTGACTGGAAACAGATTAAACACGTGGAGTTTGTAGATCAGAACCCTATCGGTAAGAGTACACGCTCTAACCCTGCAACATACGTAAAGGCATACGACGAAATCAGAAAGCTATTTGCAGACCAGCAGTTATCTAAGCAGATGGGCTTCACGCCACAATATTTCTCATTCAACACAGAAGGTGGTCGCTGCGAAGAATGTAAAGGTGCAGGTGTCATTACGGTAGAGATGCAATTTATGGCAGACCTCGTTTTGGAATGTGAAGAGTGTCACGGACAGCGTTTTAAGCATGAAATTCTTGACGTACAATTCCAAGGAAAGAATATCAACGACGTTCTGAATATGACAGTGTCTGAAGCTATTCAGTTCTTCGGTGAACACAAACGCAAAGCAATTGTCAACCGCTTGAAGCCTTTGGAGGATGTCGGACTGGGCTACATCAAACTCGGACAAAGTTCTTCTACCCTCTCTGGTGGTGAGAATCAACGTGTAAAACTCGCCTACTTCATTGGACAGGAACAGCAAGAGCCAACACTTTTTATCTTCGATGAGCCTACCACAGGTCTTCACTTCCACGATATTCAGCGTCTACTTCACGCCTTCAATGCCCTCATTGACCGTGGTCACAGCGTATTGGTTATTGAACATAACCTCGATGTCATCAAATGCGCCGACCACGTTATTGACCTTGGTCCAGATGGTGGTGATAAAGGTGGATACCTCGTCATAGCAGGTACGCCAGAGGAAGTGGCACATTGCAAAGAGAGCCTAACAGGTAAGTATTTGATTGAGAAGCTAAAATAG